Proteins found in one Zea mays cultivar B73 chromosome 1, Zm-B73-REFERENCE-NAM-5.0, whole genome shotgun sequence genomic segment:
- the LOC100272951 gene encoding Pyruvate kinase isozyme A, chloroplastic-like isoform 2 (isoform 2 is encoded by transcript variant 2), translated as MICAVSARTQDWADIEFGIAEGVDCIALSFVNDANDIKQLKAYLSRRSLEHIKVFAKIESLESLKNLKDIIEASDGVMVARGDLGVQIPLEQIPAIQESIVKLCRHLNKPVIVASQLLESMVEYPTPTRAEVADVSEAVRQYADAVMLSAESAIGAYPQKALSVLRAASERMESWSREENMQKLLPRHQLAIALPDRISEQICSCAVEMANNLAVDAIFVYTKHGHMASLLSRNRPNPPIFAFTDNANSRKSMNLYWGVIPLHLPLSNSMEDNFNKTISLMRSKGSVKPGDTVLVVSDSDLNQPCAATSVFQSIQVRLVE; from the exons ATGATTTGCGCTGTAAGTGCACGGACCCAG GATTGGGCTGACATCGAATTTGGGATAGCTGAAGGAGTTGATTGCATTGCTCTATCATTTGTAAATGATGCTAATGATATAAAGCAGTTGAAAGCTTACCTCTCTAGAAGATCGTTAGA GCACATCAAAGTATTTGCAAAGATTGAGAGTCTAGAATCTCTCAAGAACCTGAAAGACATCATAGAGGCATCTGATGGAGTTATGGTAGCACGAGGGGATCTTGGAGTTCAGATTCCTCTTGAACAGATCCCAGCCATTCAAGAATCAATTGTTAAACTATGTAGACACCTGAACAAGCCTGTGATAGTTGCTTCTCAGCTTCTCGAATCAATGGTTGAATACCCAACACCAACTCGAGCAGAG GTGGCCGATGTTTCCGAAGCAGTGCGGCAATATGCAGACGCTGTGATGCTATCAGCAGAGTCAGCTATAGGTGCATATCCCCAAAAAGCGCTATCTGTACTTCGTGCAGCCAGTGAAAGGATGGAATCATGGAGCCGTGAGGAAAACATGCAGAAACTTCTTCCACGGCATCAGCTTGCAATTGCATTGCCTGACCGGATCTCAGAGCAGATTTGCAGCTGTGCTGTAGAAATGG CAAACAACCTTGCTGTGGATGCCATATTTGTCTACACAAAGCATGGTCACATGGCATCACTTCTATCGCGCAACCGACCCAACCCTCCCATATTCGCGTTCACTGATAATGCCAATTCAAGAAAGAGCATGAACCTCTACTGGGGAGTGATTCCACTTCATCTACCATTGTCAAATAGCATGGAGGATAACTTCAACAAAACCATCAGCCTGATGAGGTCGAAGGGTTCAGTGAAACCCGGAGACACGGTCTTGGTGGTATCAGATTCTGATCTAAACCAACCTTGTGCTGCCACCTCGGTGTTCCAATCCATTCAGGTCCGGCTAGTGGAGTAG
- the LOC100272951 gene encoding Pyruvate kinase isozyme A, chloroplastic-like isoform 1 (isoform 1 is encoded by transcript variant 1), giving the protein MAASARTTSSLPYLVAVSSPAAHRHGASHPIRASVGEATMDVVSEAELREKGFLGMRKTKLVCTVGPACVEALPALARGGMGVARINLCHGGREWHRAAMRSVRRLNEEGGFCVTLMVDTEGSQLLVADHGGATSVKAEDGSEWIFTNKKADEAHQFTMHVNFDKFSEGILVGDELVIDGGMATFEVTEKIGNDLRCKCTDPGLLLPRAKLSFWRNGKIVQRNFGLPTLSTKDWADIEFGIAEGVDCIALSFVNDANDIKQLKAYLSRRSLEHIKVFAKIESLESLKNLKDIIEASDGVMVARGDLGVQIPLEQIPAIQESIVKLCRHLNKPVIVASQLLESMVEYPTPTRAEVADVSEAVRQYADAVMLSAESAIGAYPQKALSVLRAASERMESWSREENMQKLLPRHQLAIALPDRISEQICSCAVEMANNLAVDAIFVYTKHGHMASLLSRNRPNPPIFAFTDNANSRKSMNLYWGVIPLHLPLSNSMEDNFNKTISLMRSKGSVKPGDTVLVVSDSDLNQPCAATSVFQSIQVRLVE; this is encoded by the exons ATGGCTGCCTCCGCCAGGACTACCAGCTCGTTGCCCTACCTAGTCGCCGTCTCCTCCCCCGCGGCTCACCGCCACGGGGCCAGCCACCCGATCCGCGCCTCGGTGGGGGAGGCGACAATGGACGTGGTGTCGGAGGCGGAGCTGCGGGAGAAAGGGTTCTTGGGGATGCGGAAAACGAAACTGGTGTGCACGGTGGGGCCCGCCTGCGTCGAGGCGCTGCCGGCGCTGGCGCGCGGCGGGATGGGCGTGGCGCGGATCAACCTCTGCCACGGTGGCCGGGAGTGGCATCGTGCCGCCatgcgctctgtgcggaggctcaacGAGGAGGGAGGATTCTGCGTGACGCTTATGGTCGACACCGAGGGTTCCCAGCTCCTCGTCGCGGACCACGGAGGCGCCACCTCAGTCAAGGCCGAG GATGGGTCAGAGTGGATATTTACAAACAAAAAAGCTGATGAAGCCCATCAGTTCACAATGCATGTGAATTTTGATAAGTTTTCTGAAG GCATTTTGGTTGGTGATGAGCTTGTAATAGATGGTGGAATGGCAACATTTGAAGTTACTGAGAAAATAGGAAATGATTTGCGCTGTAAGTGCACGGACCCAGGTTTGCTTCTTCCTCGAGCCAAATTGTCATTCTGGAGGAACGGAAAAATAGTTCAAAGGAACTTTGGCCTTCCTACATTGTCAACAAAG GATTGGGCTGACATCGAATTTGGGATAGCTGAAGGAGTTGATTGCATTGCTCTATCATTTGTAAATGATGCTAATGATATAAAGCAGTTGAAAGCTTACCTCTCTAGAAGATCGTTAGA GCACATCAAAGTATTTGCAAAGATTGAGAGTCTAGAATCTCTCAAGAACCTGAAAGACATCATAGAGGCATCTGATGGAGTTATGGTAGCACGAGGGGATCTTGGAGTTCAGATTCCTCTTGAACAGATCCCAGCCATTCAAGAATCAATTGTTAAACTATGTAGACACCTGAACAAGCCTGTGATAGTTGCTTCTCAGCTTCTCGAATCAATGGTTGAATACCCAACACCAACTCGAGCAGAG GTGGCCGATGTTTCCGAAGCAGTGCGGCAATATGCAGACGCTGTGATGCTATCAGCAGAGTCAGCTATAGGTGCATATCCCCAAAAAGCGCTATCTGTACTTCGTGCAGCCAGTGAAAGGATGGAATCATGGAGCCGTGAGGAAAACATGCAGAAACTTCTTCCACGGCATCAGCTTGCAATTGCATTGCCTGACCGGATCTCAGAGCAGATTTGCAGCTGTGCTGTAGAAATGG CAAACAACCTTGCTGTGGATGCCATATTTGTCTACACAAAGCATGGTCACATGGCATCACTTCTATCGCGCAACCGACCCAACCCTCCCATATTCGCGTTCACTGATAATGCCAATTCAAGAAAGAGCATGAACCTCTACTGGGGAGTGATTCCACTTCATCTACCATTGTCAAATAGCATGGAGGATAACTTCAACAAAACCATCAGCCTGATGAGGTCGAAGGGTTCAGTGAAACCCGGAGACACGGTCTTGGTGGTATCAGATTCTGATCTAAACCAACCTTGTGCTGCCACCTCGGTGTTCCAATCCATTCAGGTCCGGCTAGTGGAGTAG